One Comamonas sp. 26 genomic region harbors:
- the purN gene encoding phosphoribosylglycinamide formyltransferase: MKNIVILISGGGSNMAAIVRASQQQNWAKQYNARVAAVVSNKAEAKGLVFARDNGIATEVLDHKQFDSREAFDAELMQVIDRHAPDLVVLAGFMRILTPGFVAHYEGRLINIHPSLLPAFTGLHTHQRAIDAGCKFAGCTVHRVTAELDVGPILEQAVVPVLPGDTADLLAARVLVQEHAIYPRAVLDLIKS, from the coding sequence ATGAAAAACATCGTGATCCTGATCTCGGGCGGCGGCTCGAACATGGCCGCCATTGTGCGTGCATCCCAGCAGCAGAACTGGGCAAAGCAGTACAACGCCCGGGTCGCGGCCGTGGTCAGCAACAAGGCTGAGGCCAAAGGACTGGTCTTTGCGCGCGATAACGGCATCGCCACCGAGGTGCTGGATCACAAACAGTTTGATAGCCGTGAGGCCTTTGATGCCGAGCTGATGCAGGTGATTGACCGCCATGCGCCCGATCTGGTGGTGCTGGCTGGCTTTATGCGCATTCTGACGCCCGGCTTTGTGGCGCATTACGAAGGTCGCCTCATCAACATCCACCCCTCGCTGCTGCCCGCCTTTACGGGCCTGCACACCCATCAGCGCGCCATTGATGCAGGTTGCAAGTTTGCAGGCTGCACCGTGCACCGCGTGACGGCTGAGCTGGATGTGGGCCCGATTCTGGAGCAAGCCGTGGTGCCTGTGCTGCCCGGCGATACAGCCGACCTGCTGGCCGCGCGCGTGCTGGTGCAAGAGCACGCCATTTACCCGCGTGCGGTGCTTGATCTGATCAAGAGCTAA
- a CDS encoding YceH family protein, with protein MPFDPRNIPLTPIEARVLATLMEKARTVPDSYPLTLNSLITGCNQKSSRDPVMEISEGEAQEALDNLRMKTLAVQISGTRSTRWEHNFPRGIGVPDQSAVLLALLMLRGPQTAGELRINSERWHRFADISSVEAFLDELRERSEEKGGPLVVLLPRAPGARESRWAHLLCGPVDVAALQSAASASGGTGGGNASALQQRVDTLEAEVAQLRATVQMLCESLGVEPPAIQTAPVE; from the coding sequence ATGCCTTTTGACCCACGCAACATCCCCCTCACTCCCATTGAGGCCCGCGTTCTGGCCACGCTGATGGAAAAGGCCCGCACCGTACCGGATAGCTATCCGCTCACGCTCAACAGCCTCATCACCGGCTGCAACCAGAAGTCCAGCCGCGACCCGGTGATGGAAATCAGCGAAGGCGAAGCCCAGGAAGCGCTGGACAACCTGCGCATGAAGACGCTCGCCGTGCAGATCAGCGGCACCCGCTCAACCCGCTGGGAGCACAACTTTCCCCGCGGCATCGGCGTGCCCGACCAATCCGCCGTGCTGCTGGCCCTCTTGATGCTGCGCGGCCCCCAGACGGCGGGCGAGCTGCGCATCAACTCCGAACGCTGGCACCGCTTTGCCGATATCTCCTCGGTCGAGGCATTTCTGGATGAACTGCGCGAGCGCAGCGAAGAAAAAGGCGGCCCGCTGGTCGTACTGCTGCCCCGTGCGCCCGGTGCCCGCGAATCGCGCTGGGCCCATCTGCTCTGCGGCCCGGTCGATGTAGCCGCCCTGCAAAGCGCAGCCAGCGCCAGCGGTGGCACGGGCGGCGGCAATGCATCTGCCCTGCAGCAACGCGTGGATACGCTGGAAGCGGAAGTGGCTCAGTTGCGCGCCACCGTGCAGATGCTGTGCGAATCACTGGGCGTGGAGCCACCTGCCATCCAGACAGCGCCAGTTGAGTAA